Part of the Plectropomus leopardus isolate mb chromosome 7, YSFRI_Pleo_2.0, whole genome shotgun sequence genome, CTGCTGCAGATGGGACTGATGCACTTCAGGCGAGCTAATGCTAACACAAACCAGCTTTATAACACCGCGTTATTTCCCAGATTGAGTCCAAAACAGTCTAGATATACCAACTATCTCGCGCAGTACTTAAAACCGGTTTTTAGGACGCAGATCTCGCACTTTTTGTGTCACATGTCGCTTGTTGTGGTTAGCCGCTAGCTTAGCTCTCAGCACACATGCACGACGAGTTCAGGTGCTTCATGTAAATTCTGGATTTCAAATCCGCCGCTCGTCAGTTTGCTACAGTGAATGAATGAGAAATAATCACGCTGAAACCGAAAATTAAGAATCTTTtcaccatctatttttttttttacaccatcaTTTTGTTACACCATATATTTTGTTTCCCCATACAgtttttcactatttatttttctctgccatttaattttattttatcaagatctaacttttttccatcatttttacaatttcttattttttagccatatatttttttccacaccaacaattttttccatcatatttttttcacaatcgaattttttttccagcatctATTTTATTCCCCATCATCcctttttattataatttttctgACATCTCTTTTTCCACCATCATTTTTCCCcggtattatttttttctccatagtttttttttacaccaccttttttttctccccaatcTACATGTTCGAAAtcgtgttgttttgttttttgtaagacAGTGAATGCGTCAAATATTAGTTTTCgtctcatttttcatttttcccagTTTGTATGTGCACCCGAAGGCAGCGTGACCCGGATGTTGATAGTTCGTTGTGATTCAGTTTCCGCTGTTTGAGCAGGAAGAAGATCCGTGAGCGGTGAGGGAGAGCCACAGCAGgtctggtttcatttttcataaagttatttttaaaacatttccataaCGGGGGGATTTTATTTCGGTGTCAGACCGTAAACGGACAGCGGACACGGTTAGCTCGCGGTAGCCGTTAGCGTTCGCGAGCTAACGGTCGTTAACGGTCATCGCCGGCGTCCGTTAAAGAGAAACTCAGATTCATGAAcgtgtttgacattttagagCGTATTTATGTATGATTCAGTCACATGTAATGATTCATGATAACcaaaatttaaacagaaaagtAAGCAAAATTAAGAATGGTGTGCACATATTTCTAATTTAGATTAATTGGCCGTTGCCTTAAAGCATGTAATGTGGTGCGACAACAGACatgcatataaatataaagtacaTTGTATGTAATGTAAGATATAGTACAAAGTGTTTTAGTTTGTAtattagggtttttttctttatttttttgtgtttttctttctcgttaaaattttaggtaatttttgaaaacgttttgatttttttttttctttaaaggatATTAGTGATTTTGTTTCCTTTACaattttaggcaattttttttgtaaaatatttttggtcaatttgtttcttaaaaacatttgattttttgtgtgtggtgattttcttttccttaaatgcttgctgtttttttggtaatttttaaaacttttggcattttttttcttttaaaaattggtgatttctctgtgtgtgtgtgtgtgtgtgtgtgtgtgtgtgtgtgtgtgttgggtgggGGTTGGGAATTTTTGAAGGAGCCACGCCTTTCAAACTTGCAGGCCAGCCAAAATACAAATGAGGCAtttttcacagccagaaactagAAAAGAAGctataaaaccaaaaaagagtCACTCAGGGAGCGTAATAGAAAAAGTGCTTATCGTTGCTTATTTATTGGGCCACAtgaaaccaagaaaaaaaaatattgttctcaCTCCACAGCAGGaaactgcacttcaaaataaaaaaactgtgctggaaattcactgtgcctcaaaataaagtgtgtttttcacaaacttgacaaGGTCATGAGTCAGAATGGACCTGTGACCCACTTTTTGGGACCCACTGATGAAGAGGTGCTGAATTTACGCTCAGACTGGGTCTCAtgactttctgttgttttgtttcgtgTATTTCTGTTTCAGAATGGTTCGTTTAAACTGGCGTCAGCTGACAGAAACGGGATCAAACATCGTGAGGACGCATTGAGACGGCTATCAGAAACACATCTGCGCAAttgctttcagaaacatttcttttgaCCTCTGCTGGACTCCAAACATGTCGGACATCACGATAAACCTTTGCTTTTCTGATGACGCTGCTCAGAGGAGAACGGTGACCAAAAACAAGAAGAACAGAAACAAACGCATCCGGAAGAAGATGCGGCTTTTAAAGCAGAAGGGCCTCCTGGAAGGTGGACACGGCGGCGACCATCAGACGGGACAGTCTAGACACAACCCACCTCCCCGCCTAAATGGAGCGCCGGCAGGTCAGCCGTCACATCACACCTCCTCACACGACAGAAGTTTACCTCGTCCAAGCAGCTCCGGCGGCGCTGCACACTGTAGCTCTGAGACGCCGTCATCGACTGTGAACACCTCAGGCCGCCACGAAAAGCCAAAGGACACCGTGAAGTCAAACGCAACAACCAGCACCCACCTGCCTTCAGCGTCCAGCAGCAACAAATCTGCTGCCACGCCAACAGGAATCCCCACCAAATTCCTCGCCATCGACTGCGAGATGGTGGGCACGGGACCCAAAGGGAGCATCAGCCAACTGGCCCGCTGCAGTCTGGTGAACTACGACGGAGACGTGGTCTACGACAAATTCATCAACCCCTCCGTGCCTGTCACCGACTACCGCACGCGGTGGAGCGGCATCCGGCGCAGTGA contains:
- the isg20l2 gene encoding interferon-stimulated 20 kDa exonuclease-like 2, with protein sequence MSDITINLCFSDDAAQRRTVTKNKKNRNKRIRKKMRLLKQKGLLEGGHGGDHQTGQSRHNPPPRLNGAPAGQPSHHTSSHDRSLPRPSSSGGAAHCSSETPSSTVNTSGRHEKPKDTVKSNATTSTHLPSASSSNKSAATPTGIPTKFLAIDCEMVGTGPKGSISQLARCSLVNYDGDVVYDKFINPSVPVTDYRTRWSGIRRSDLVNATQYSEARREILRLLMGKVVVGHAIHNDFKVLGYAHPAALTRDTSRIPLLNLKAGFAEHECASLKRLTKAIFNRDIQTGKRGHSSVEDARATMELYRVVEEEWERTLASRSQAASRETTHK